One Gloeothece verrucosa PCC 7822 DNA window includes the following coding sequences:
- a CDS encoding RluA family pseudouridine synthase has product MEITLQVEQGKLRLDVWLAQKIPDLSRSRLQNLIEQGNLRLNGKICTDKKTKVQQGDLLYLFIPPVEPLNLQPEEIPLDVLYEDEQLIIINKPAGLVVHPAPGHEKGTLVNALLSHCSNLAGIGGVQRPGIVHRLDKDTTGALVIAKTDYAHQHLQAQLKAKTARREYLGVVYGVPKTGSGTINLPIGRHPIERKKMAVVPLEKGGRVAITHWEIRERLGNYTLIHFRLETGRTHQIRVHSTAMGHPIVGDPVYSSGRSIGVNLDGQVLHAWKLTLEHPLSGAIIEAIAPLPETFTKLLSVLRSR; this is encoded by the coding sequence ATGGAAATTACATTACAAGTAGAACAAGGAAAACTGCGATTAGATGTCTGGTTAGCTCAAAAAATCCCCGATTTATCGCGTTCTCGCCTTCAAAATTTAATTGAACAAGGAAATTTGCGGCTTAATGGCAAAATTTGCACCGATAAGAAGACAAAAGTTCAACAAGGAGATCTCTTGTATTTGTTTATTCCTCCCGTCGAACCTCTAAATCTTCAACCCGAAGAAATCCCCTTAGATGTTCTCTATGAAGATGAGCAACTGATCATCATCAATAAACCTGCGGGTTTAGTGGTTCATCCTGCACCCGGTCATGAAAAAGGGACTCTAGTCAATGCCTTATTGTCTCATTGTTCTAACTTAGCAGGTATTGGAGGCGTTCAACGCCCTGGAATCGTTCATCGTCTCGACAAAGATACAACCGGTGCTTTAGTCATTGCTAAAACTGATTATGCCCATCAACATCTACAAGCACAACTGAAGGCCAAAACCGCTAGGCGCGAATATTTAGGTGTAGTCTATGGTGTACCTAAAACTGGCAGTGGAACCATTAACTTGCCTATTGGTCGTCATCCTATAGAGCGCAAAAAAATGGCAGTTGTTCCCCTTGAAAAAGGAGGAAGAGTTGCCATTACCCACTGGGAAATTAGAGAGCGCTTAGGTAACTATACTCTAATCCATTTTCGTCTAGAAACCGGCAGAACCCATCAAATCCGAGTACATTCAACGGCTATGGGTCATCCTATTGTAGGAGATCCCGTTTATAGTTCAGGGCGTTCCATCGGGGTGAACTTAGACGGACAAGTGCTTCATGCTTGGAAATTGACCTTAGAACATCCTCTCTCAGGGGCAATTATAGAAGCCATCGCCCCTCTACCAGAGACATTTACTAAACTTTTAAGCGTTCTTCGTTCTCGATAA